In the genome of Bacillus thuringiensis, the window GCAAAGACCCTATTCCGTTCACTATCGAAAAAAGTCAAAAAGAGAATATTACTGTTACCGCTACTAATAGTTTAAAGAAAGGTGCAGTAACATTAACAAAAATCGATGACATCGATCGTACGATGCTCGAAGGTGCAATCTTTAAAATTGTTGATATGAACGGTAAGGAAGTTCATACGAATCTTGTTACAGATAAAAACGGAAAAGTTTCTGTTTCTGATTTACGCCCTGGGGACTATCAGTTCATTGAAACAAAAGCTCCTGAGCACTATGTATTAGATGAAACAACGATTCCATTTACAATTGAAAGAAGTCAAACGAAAGAGATCAATGTTACAGGCAAAAATGCTTTGAAAAACGGTAGCGTTGAACTAACAAAGATTGACGATATTGATATAACTACAAAACTTGCTAACGCCGTATTTAATTTATTAGATGCAGACGGAGAGCTAGTTAAAGAAGGCTTAAAAACAAATGATGAAGGTAAAATTGTTGTTGAAAACCTACGTCCTGGTACGTATCAATTCGTTGAAACAATTGCTCCTGAACATTACGTTTTAGATAAAAAACCTATCCTATTTACAATTAAAAAGAGCCAAACTGAAACTCTTCATATCACTGCTACAAATGCTTTAACAAAGGGTGCAGTTAAACTTTCTAAAGTAGACGATGTTGATGGCACTGTTCTTAAAGATGCAGTATTTAAAATTGTTAATATGAACGGTGATGTAGTTCATAAAGACCTTGTTACAAATGAACAAGGAATAATCGAAATTAACGACCTACGTCCTGGTGATTACCAATTTATCGAAACGAAAGCTCCTAAGCATTACGTTTTAGATGAAACACCAATCAAATTCACTATTGAAAAAGGACAGAAGAAAGCTATTTCTTTAACTGCTACAAATAGCTTAAAACAAGGTAGTATCGAATTACTTAAAGTTGATGATTTAAACACTCAAACAAAACTTGCTGATGCGGTATTTAATTTACTGGATCAAGATGGCAAAGTACTTAAAACAGATTTAAAAACAAACAGTGAAGGTAAAATCGTTATCGAAAACTTACGTCCTGGTACGTATCAATTCGTTGAAATAACGGCTCCTGAACACTATGATTTAGACAAAAAACCAATTATATTTACAATTGAAAAAAGCCAAAAAGATATTGCTACCGTTACTATGAAAAATAGTTTAACAAAAGGCGGCGTGGAACTTTCTAAAGTGGATAGCGTCGATGGCACTACTCTTGAAGGCGCAGTATTTAAAATTGTTGATATGAATGGTACTGTAATTCGCAAAGATCTTGTTACGAATCAACAAGGTAAAATTAGCGTTTCTGACCTACGTCCTGGTGATTATCAATTCATCGAGACAACGGCTCCGAAACACTACGATTTAAACAAAGAGCCAATTCCATTCACAATCACAAAGAGCCAAGCTGATCCTATCTCCGTTACAGCTACAAATAGCTTAACGAAAGGCGCTGTGGAACTTTCTAAAGTGGATGATGTAGATGGTACTGCTCTTAAAGATGCGGTATTTAAAATTACCGATATGAATGGTAACGACATTCGTACTGAGCTTACAACAGATGTACATGGAAAAATTTCTGTTTCTGATTTACGTCCTGGGGACTATCAGTTTGTTGAAACGAAAGCTCCTGAACACTATAAATTAAATAGTACACCTATTAAGTTTACAATTAAGAAAAGCCAAAAAGAAAAGCTCCAAGTTACTGCTACAAATAGCTTAACTGAGGGTGCTGTAGAATTAATAAAAGTGGATGATATAAATCCAGATACAAAACTTTCTGATGCAGTGTTTAACATCATCGATGCGAAAGGTAAAATTGTTCGCACTGATTTAACTACTGATAAAGATGGTAAGATTACTGCTACGAACTTACGCCCAGGAGACTATCAATTCATTGAAACGAAAGCTCCTAAGCATTACGATTTAAATAAAAAACCTATTAGCTTCACTATCGAGAGAAGTCAACCAACTCACGTTTCTGTTACTGCTAAGAATGGCCTAACAAAAGGTGGCGTAGAATTAACGAAAGTTGACTCTATAGATAAGAAAGAAATGCTAGAAGGTGCGGTATTTAAAATTACTGATCTGAACGGTAACGACATTCGTACGAATTTAGTTACCAATAAAGACGGAAAAATCATCGCTAAAGACTTACAACCAGGAGACTATCAATTTATTGAAACAAAAGCTCCTAAACATTACGACTTAAATGAAGAACCAATTAAGTTCACAATCGAAAGAAGTCAAACAAAGCATGTCTTTGTTACAGCTATTAATAGCTTAACGAAAGGTAGTGTTGAATTAATTAAAGTTGATGATGCCAAGCAAAACACAACACTTGAAGGTGCAGTATTTAAAATTGTTAATAAGGATGGACACGATGTTCGTACCGATTTAACTACTGATAAAAACGGCCGTTTAGTTGTGGATGAATTACCGCCAGGAGACTATGAGTTTATCGAAACAAAGGCTCCTGAACACTATGACTTAAACGAAACACCTATTAAGTTCACAGTTAAAAAAGGCCAAGAAAAAATCGCCTCTGTTACTGCTACGAATAGCTTAACTAAAGGCGCAGTTGAATTAACTAAAGTTGATGACATCGACGGTACTACTCTTGAAGGGGCTATCTTTAAAATTGTAGATATGGGCGGTAAGGATGTTCGTTCTGATTTAACTACTGATAAAGATGGTAAGATTTCTGTTTCTGATTTACGTCCAGGAGATTATCAGTTCATTGAAACGAAAGCTCCTAAGCATTATGACTTAAATCAAAATCCTATCAAGTTTACTGTTGAAAAGAGTCAAACTGCTAAAGCTTCTGTTACTGCTACTAACAGCTTAACTAAAGGCGCAGTTGAATTAACTAAAGTTGATGACATCGATGGTACTACTCTTGAAGGGGCTATCTTTAAAATTGTAGATATGAACGGTAAGGATGTTCGTTCTGATTTAACTACTGATAAAGATGGTAAGATTTCTGTTTCTGATTTACGTCCGGGAGATTATCAGTTCATTGAAACGAAAGCTCCAACTGGCTATGATTTAAACATTAAACCAATTCCTTTCACAATTACGAAAGGACAATCTCAGGTTACCTCTGTTACAGCTTTAAATAGTTTAACAACAGGTTCAATTGAGTTAACTAAAGTTGATATTGATCACCATGGAACACTTGAAGGTGCCATTTTCAATATTTTAGACCAAGATGGAAAAATCATCCGAGAAGGTTTAAAAACAGACCAACACGGAAAAGTAATCGTAAATGATTTGAAACCTGGTAATTATCAATTAGTAGAAACACAGGCTCCTAAAGGCTATCAATTAGATGCATCACCAATAAACTTTACAATTGATAAAGCCCAAGCTACGCCACTACAAATTACAGTTTCAAATAAAAAGATTGAATCTTCGTCAGGTGGAGATGACAAGCCGGTTACTCCTCCAAATAAAGAAGAAAACAAAGGCAATGAAACATCTGAGAAACACAAAAACGGAATTTCCGAAGAAACATCAAATGAAACAGATAACAAACAGCAAGATGATCGAAATACGGATAAACACCTTCCGAATACAGGTCATAAAGAAGATCCTACACAAACAGTAGGTATCATTCTTCTACTAGCTGGATTATTAAGTATTTTAGCTACAAAACGCAAAAAACATTATTAATAATGTTTTCACATCCAATCAATCTCTCAATTGATTGGATGTTTTTTTATACAAAAAGGACGATACATAAAGTATCGTCCTTTTAACGGGGTGAGGCTGCCCAAAAGTACGGAAAACCTTTGAACAGCCTCTTATTTTCATATGGATGCCTTACATATATCACTGATAATAATTATGAAATGCGGAAACATAATTACCATCAACTGATTCAAACATGAGAAATGAAACCCTACAGTGGTTCCATTCCTCTACATAATCTAAAGTTTGGGTACACTAGATTCATGCAATGTAGGAGCTTTCAGAGTAGAAAGCGAACCTTCGTTTAAAATGATAGCATACATATCTCCCTCAAAAATATGCAAATATGCATATATCGTTTTTATTTCTCAATGTCAGAATATTGAAAAATAAAAGATACGAAGGTAAAATAAGGTCATTATCCGTCTTCTTTTGTCAGTCAGAGAGAATAGAAGAATAGGAGAGGAAAAAATGAGAAAATCATTGAAACAAAAAATAGTAAGCTCTTTGCTTGCTGTATCACTCGCTGTTAGCTTAGCTCCAATTGGGCAAGCAAAAGCGGATTCCACGTCAGAGGTTACACAAACTCCATCTATTACAAAACAGATTGATCCAAACCGCGCAATTGAACATGTTCGTTTCTTATCTGAAACAATTGGTCCTCGCCCTGGTGGAACAAAATCCGAAGAATGGGCTTCTCGTTACATTGGTATGCAGCTTAAATCAATGGGCTATGAAGTAGAATATCAGCCATTTCAGGTACCCGATCAGTACGTTGGATTCATTGAATCACCACTATCAATAAAACGTAATTGGCAAGCTGGTGCTGCTCCTAATTCACTAATTTCTACAGAAGCTGTTACAGCTCCCCTTATCTTTGTTCAAGGTGGGACAAAATTAGAAGATATTCCAAATGAAGTAAACGGTAAAATTGTTTTATTTGAAAGAGGAACAACTGTCGCTGATTATAATAAACAAGTTGAAAATGCCGTTAGCAAAGGTGCAAAAGGCGTTCTTTTATACAGTTTAATTGGAGGACGCGGAAACTATGGGCAAACTTTCAATCCTCGTTTAACGAAAAAACAATCTGTACCTGTATTTGGCCTTGCTTATGCGCAAGGAAATGCATTTAAAGAAGAAATTGCGAAAAAAGGAACTACAATCCTTTCTCTAAAGGCAAGACATGAATCTAAATTAACATCTCTAAATGTTATCGCAAAAAAGAAACCAAAAAAGAGTACAGGTAATGAAAAAGCAGTTGTTGTAAGCTCGCACTATGATAGTGTTGTCGGAGCACCTGGCGCAAATGATAATGCTTCTGGAACTGGATTAGTATTAGAACTAGCTCGTGCTTTTCAAAATGTAGAAACTGATAAAGAAATTCGTTTTATTACCTTTGGTTCTGAAGAGACTGGCTTACTTGGTTCGGATTATTATGTGAATAGTTTATCTCAAAAAGAACGTGACCGTATTTTAGGCGTCTTTAATGCTGATATGGTTGCAACAAATTATGATAAAGCAAAGAATTTATATGCTATGACACCTGATGGCTCTACAAACTTTGTAACAGACGCTGCCTTGCAAGCAGGTAAACAACTAAATAATGACCTCGTCCTACAAGGTAAATTCGGTTCTAGTGATCATGTTCCATTTACTGAAGCTGGTATTCCTGCTGCTCTATTTATTTGGATGGGTGTCGATAATTGGAATCCATTAATCTATCATATCGAGAAGGTATACCATACACCTCAAGATAACGTATTAGAAAACATTTCACCTGAACGAATGAAAATGGCATTAGACGTTATCGGAACATGGGTTTATAACTCGCTTCAAAAACCTGTTACTCAAACTGAACAGAAAGCTGCCTAATCATTTAAAGACCACTGATTTTTATCAGTGGTCTTTTATTGAGAAAAAATATATATGCATAAAAGCATATTTTATCCTACTCATTATCGTATACAATATTAACTGTAACAATACCGATTACAACTTATAAGGAGGCTTTTTCTATTATGAAAAAAATGATTTTAGTAGGTGCGTTAACTTTAGCAGGAATTACCGGCGCTACCGCGTTTATTCCTGAAACAAAAGTCGCTGCTGCCGCTCAAGAACAAAGCTTTACAAAATTTTATTCTTTGCAAACTGGAGGTAGTTCTGAACAAGAACCTATTTTCCTTCAAAAGGGACAAGAGTTAACAATTCAACCTAACAGCAAAACTCCTAGTTACAGTGTTTATGACTCAAATCATAACCTTATTGGACGTTATTCTGATGGTTACGGCCGAATTTTCACTGCAAAAACAGATGGAAATATGTACGTTCAATTTCATGCACCTTACGTTTACTATAGTCCTGTTAGCTTTTCTGTCACTTATACAATCCAATAAAATAAAGGGCCTTTCTCAGGGGCCCTTTATTTTGCTTCCCAATTCACTTTTACAAAACCATCTTTCACCATTAAACCACTTATACTAAATACATACTTTTCATTTGCTTTTAATGTAGCTTTAAAAGTACCTTTTTTCGATTCACAGATTTCTTTTAACTCTCTTATACCTTCTCCTTTTCCTTTCCTTTCATACAAGCTAAAGCATAAATTCCCACGTTTTGCATCTGTTTCATAAGAAAATGTTACTTCTGTATCTTTTGCATACTCAAGTTCAATATCTTTCCCAGCAATATCCCATGATGAAAATTTTGCCTCATAACTTGTCTCCCCTTGCTTCTCCTTTTCTAAATATATATCACCAGCTCTCCACATATCATCTAACGTTTGAACAAAAGCAAAGCCGCTAAGTAATACAAACATCGCACTTGCAAATATAACAACTAATGTTACCTTTTGCTTTTTCATACTCTTCATCGTATATTCTCCTTCTATTTTCTTGTTACTTCTTCGTATCATATATAACAAAACTCCAATAAAAAATGGCAATACAATCGCTATAATACTCCACCACTTACTTATTCCACGCGTTTTCGCATCTGTATACACCCATGATGCTACACATACTAAAAGTGCTATAAAAGCCAAAAACATTGTAATCCCAGCTATCTCAAATACTACAAATGGATTAGCGAACTCTATCATGTAATTTATACTCCTTCTTTAAAAATGACTGTATGACAACATATATAGGAATGTATAGGTGCATCATAATAACTATCGTTATAATGACAGATATTTTATGATCCAAATGACTAACAAACTGCTCTAGGGTGACTGTTAATACAATCATCCAAATAGCATGAATGAAAATAACCCATTTCTTCTCTAATTTCCGAGCATTTCGCACGCTCTGTTTCGTATGATTTATCAGCTCTTCACTAGGAATCATCTCTCCCGCTAAACTACTTTTTATCTTTTGATTAAATTTATCTTCCTTCATAAACGAACCCCTCCAAATGTTCTCGCATTTGCTTCTTCGCATAATTAAGGCGGTATTTTACTGTACCAATTGGTATATTTAATATTTCACTCATTTCTTTATAAGAATATTGTTCATAATAGTAGAGTACGAGCACAGTTTTATACTTTTCATTCAATAACTGTATAACTTCCCGTATCATTTCCGCTTCCACTTTTTGAATAATTTCTTCTGATATATTCACTTCATCTGCGAAATCTATTTCTCCACCATCTTCTTTATGAAACAAATCCAATATTCGATCTTTCCATCTTTTTTTCTTACGATAAAAATCATAAAACGTACGAACACAAATTGTAGTAATCCACTTTTTATAATTATCCACGCAAGAAAGTTGGTGCCTAGAGGAAAAAACTTTTATCCAAGTCTCTTGAAAAATATCTTCCGCATCTTCTTTCGTTTTCGCTAACTTATAGCATAAGGAATATATTTGCTGCTTATATATATCAATTAATTCTTCTACCTTTTCTTCCATCATAAGCCTCCTGTCATTTATATAAGACGACGCAAATTCTCCTTTTGTTTGATAAAATTTTATTTTATTATTCTTTCCATACAAAAAGGCAATCACAACATCGTGTGATTGCCTTTTATTTAAAAACGAAAGTCCGCTTCCGCTTTTCTTTATTGTCCAGCTCCAGCGGCTAGAATACTCGGTGGCTTCGCGCCTTCCTCCGAGGCAAAGTACGCCTCTCTGTCAGGAGCTCCATCCCCCCTCCTATTTTGAGCGAGCCGCTTCCACTTTTCTTTATTACATTTTTTCCGGTGCAGATACTCCTACGATTGCTAATGCATTTTGAAGTGTAGTGCGTACTGCTTTCATTAACTCGTAACGAGCTTTACTTAATTCTAAGTTATCTTGGTTCAATACTTTTTCTGCATTGTAGAAGCTGTGTAATGCTGCTGCTAATTCAAATGCATAGCTTGTAATGCGGTGTGGCAGACGTTTTTGTGCTGCATCCGCAACTACAGCTGGGAATTCACCAAGTTTTTTCAGTAACTCTACTTCTTTCTCAGAAGTAACAAGTTTGTAATTCACGTCTCCATCTCCAGCTAGTCCTAACTCTTCACCTTGACGAAGGATACTGCATACACGAGCATGAGCATATTGTGCATAGTATACTGGGTTTTCATTAGATTTTGATACAGCTAAGTCCATATCGAAGTCTAAATGAGAATCACCGCTACGCATCGCGAAGAAGTATCTCATTGCGTCCACGCCTACTTCTTCCATAAGCTCACGAAGTGTAACTGCTTTACCTGTACGCTTACTCATTTTCATTTTTTCACCATTTTGGTACAGTTGTACCATTTGGATGATTTCTACTTCAAGTGTTTCTTTATCGTAACCTAGCGCTTGAATAGCAGCTTTCATACGAGGAATGTAACCGTGGTGGTCAGCACCCCAAATGTTGATTAGCTTATCGAAACCACGCTCTAATTTATCGCGATGGTAAGCAATATCTGGCGTTAAGTATGTGTAAGAACCGTCATTTTTAATTAATACACGGTTTTTGTCGTCACCGTAAGTCATTGAACGGAACCAAGTTGCTCCGCCTTCTTCGAAGATTTCGTCACGCTCTTTTAATACAGCAAGTGCAGCATCAATTTTTCCGTTTTTGTATAATGATGTTTCTGAGAACCATACATCAAATTTAACACGGAAGCTCTCTAAATCTTTTTGAAGTTTTGCTAACTCATATTTCAAACCATATTCACGGTAGAATTCATAGCTTTCTTTTTCATCAGCTTTTGCGTAACGATCGCCAAACTCTTCAGCTAAACGTTTACCGATTCCAATGATATCCGCACCATGGTAACCGTCTTCTGGCATTTCTTTCTCTAAACCTAAAGCTTGCATGTAACGAGCTTCAACAGAAAGAGCTAAGTTATGAATTTGGTTACCAGCATCATTAATATAGTACTCACGAGATACATCGTATCCTGCTTTTGCTAATACGTTACATAAAGTGTCACCTACTGCCGCACCACGTGCATGTCCTAAGTGAAGGTCACCTGTTGGATTCGCAGATACGAACTCAACTTGTACTTTTTCACCTTTACCAGTATTCGTTTCACCGTAAGCTTCACCAGCGTTTACGATTGTTGGAATTAAATCTGTTAAGTAGCTATTATCCATATAGAAGTTAATAAAACCAGGACCAGCGATTTCGATTTTTTCAATAGAAGCTTTTGCTTTATCGAAGTTTGCAACTAGTTCTTCTGCAATCATACGAGGTGCTTTTTTCGCAACGCGTGCAAGTTGCATTGCCATGTTTGTAGAGAAGTCACCATTTGTTTTATCTTTTGGAGATTCTAATACAACGTTTGGAATCTGTTCTTCTGTCGCTAATTCTGCCTTTAATACAGCAGCTTGAATTTCTTCTTTAATCAATCCTTTTACCTGTTCTAAGGAATTCATTATTTTGCCTCCTTCAAATTAATTGTAATTGTATATCTGCCAGCTTCTTGTTCACTTAGAAGCAATGCGTACGTTAAGAA includes:
- a CDS encoding anti-sigma factor, with product MIEFANPFVVFEIAGITMFLAFIALLVCVASWVYTDAKTRGISKWWSIIAIVLPFFIGVLLYMIRRSNKKIEGEYTMKSMKKQKVTLVVIFASAMFVLLSGFAFVQTLDDMWRAGDIYLEKEKQGETSYEAKFSSWDIAGKDIELEYAKDTEVTFSYETDAKRGNLCFSLYERKGKGEGIRELKEICESKKGTFKATLKANEKYVFSISGLMVKDGFVKVNWEAK
- a CDS encoding RNA polymerase sigma factor, whose translation is MEEKVEELIDIYKQQIYSLCYKLAKTKEDAEDIFQETWIKVFSSRHQLSCVDNYKKWITTICVRTFYDFYRKKKRWKDRILDLFHKEDGGEIDFADEVNISEEIIQKVEAEMIREVIQLLNEKYKTVLVLYYYEQYSYKEMSEILNIPIGTVKYRLNYAKKQMREHLEGFVYEGR
- a CDS encoding M28 family metallopeptidase — translated: MRKSLKQKIVSSLLAVSLAVSLAPIGQAKADSTSEVTQTPSITKQIDPNRAIEHVRFLSETIGPRPGGTKSEEWASRYIGMQLKSMGYEVEYQPFQVPDQYVGFIESPLSIKRNWQAGAAPNSLISTEAVTAPLIFVQGGTKLEDIPNEVNGKIVLFERGTTVADYNKQVENAVSKGAKGVLLYSLIGGRGNYGQTFNPRLTKKQSVPVFGLAYAQGNAFKEEIAKKGTTILSLKARHESKLTSLNVIAKKKPKKSTGNEKAVVVSSHYDSVVGAPGANDNASGTGLVLELARAFQNVETDKEIRFITFGSEETGLLGSDYYVNSLSQKERDRILGVFNADMVATNYDKAKNLYAMTPDGSTNFVTDAALQAGKQLNNDLVLQGKFGSSDHVPFTEAGIPAALFIWMGVDNWNPLIYHIEKVYHTPQDNVLENISPERMKMALDVIGTWVYNSLQKPVTQTEQKAA
- the argS gene encoding arginine--tRNA ligase codes for the protein MNSLEQVKGLIKEEIQAAVLKAELATEEQIPNVVLESPKDKTNGDFSTNMAMQLARVAKKAPRMIAEELVANFDKAKASIEKIEIAGPGFINFYMDNSYLTDLIPTIVNAGEAYGETNTGKGEKVQVEFVSANPTGDLHLGHARGAAVGDTLCNVLAKAGYDVSREYYINDAGNQIHNLALSVEARYMQALGLEKEMPEDGYHGADIIGIGKRLAEEFGDRYAKADEKESYEFYREYGLKYELAKLQKDLESFRVKFDVWFSETSLYKNGKIDAALAVLKERDEIFEEGGATWFRSMTYGDDKNRVLIKNDGSYTYLTPDIAYHRDKLERGFDKLINIWGADHHGYIPRMKAAIQALGYDKETLEVEIIQMVQLYQNGEKMKMSKRTGKAVTLRELMEEVGVDAMRYFFAMRSGDSHLDFDMDLAVSKSNENPVYYAQYAHARVCSILRQGEELGLAGDGDVNYKLVTSEKEVELLKKLGEFPAVVADAAQKRLPHRITSYAFELAAALHSFYNAEKVLNQDNLELSKARYELMKAVRTTLQNALAIVGVSAPEKM